In the genome of Planococcus donghaensis, the window TGAACGCCGCCAATATTTCAATGAAACAGATGAAACGGTAAACCAAAAAGTCAAAGCGGCTTTTGCTCACGGTTTAGTTCCGATTTTATGTGTTGGTGAAACACTTGAACAGCGTGAAAATGGTGAAACAGGATCTGTTGTCGAAGCACAAGTGGAAAAAGGGATTTCTGGGTTGTCAGAAGAGCAAATTACGCAATTAGTTATTGCTTATGAACCTATTTGGGCAATCGGAACAGGTAAAACAGCTACTGCTGAAGATGCAAACGAGGTTTGCGGAATTGTCCGCAAAAAAGTGGCATCGTTATATGAAGATCAAACAGCTGAACAACTTCGCATTCAATACGGCGGCAGTGTAAAACCTGCAAATGTCGATGAATTGATGGGTATGGAACATATTGACGGAGCATTAGTTGGCGGTGCCAGCTTAGAAGTCGAGTCTTTTGTGAAGTTGTTGGAGGCTGGTTCAAATGCGTAAAACCGAACATCCAGCGGCGCTCATCATTTTAGATGGATTTGGTTGTCGTGAAGAAACCTTCGGAAATGCTGTTGCACAAGCTAAAAAACCCAACTTCGATCGCCTATGGAAAGAATATCCACATGAAATGCTGACAGCTTCAGGTGAAGCTGTCGGGTTACCAGATGGACAAATGGGTAATTCTGAAGTTGGCCATTTGAACATTGGTGCTGGACGTATTGTTTACCAAAATTTAACACGTATTAATAAAGCAATTCGTGAAGGTGATTTTTTCGAAAATCCTGCATTTCTTGAAGCAATTGCTAACGCTAAAAACAATGGCAAAGCACTTCACATTTTAGGCTTATTATCTGATGGTGGTGTACACAGTCATTACTCTCATCTTTTTGCTTTATTGGAACTTGCAAAACAACAAGGACTAACTAAAGTATATGTACACGGTTTCCTTGATGGTCGAGACGTAGGACCAAAATCTGCGCTTGAATATGTAGAAGAAACCGAAAAGCAGATGAAAGAAATTGGTGTTGGTAAATTTGCGTCAATTAGCGGACGATATTATGCAATGGACCGTGACAAGCGTTGGGAACGTGTAGAGTTAGCGTACCGAGTGTTAGTTGATGGAGTTGGCAAAACAGCAGAATCGGCAACAGCGGGCATCACGTCATCTTATGACGAAGACGTGGTGGATGAATTTGTAGTTCCTTTTGCAATTGAAGAAGATGGCAAACCGGTTGCAACAATTGATTCTGAAGACTCGTTAATCTTCTTCAACTTCCGACCAGATCGTTCAATTCAAATGACTTCGGCGTTTATTCGTGAAGATTTCAACGGATTTTCGTTAAGCGATAAACACCCTAAAAACTTAAGCTATATCACATTTACTTCTTATAGCGAAGAATTACCAACGCGTGTTGCGTTTGATACATTAAACTTAGAAAACACGATTGGTGAAGTTTTATCTTCAAATGGCTTAACTCAGTTGCGTATTGCAGAAACTGAGAAATATCCACACGTAACATTCTTTATGAGCGGCGGGCGCGAAGAAATTTTCCCAGGGGAAGATCGAATTTTAGTCGATTCACCAAAAGTAGCGACTTACGATTTGCAGCCAGAAATGAGTGCTTACGAAGTAACTGATCGTTTAGTTGAGCAAATTGAAGCGGGCGCACACGATGCGATCATCTTGAACTTTGCAAACCCAGACATGGTCGGTCACAGTGGTATGCTCGAACCGACAATGCGAGCTATTGAAGTAGTAGACGAATGTCTAGGTCGCATAGTAGATGCGCTACATGCGCAAGGCGGCTCGGCACTTATTACGGCTGACCATGGCAATGCTGACGAGGTTCGTACGTTAGAAGGGCTACCTATGACGGCACATACTACGAACCAAGTACCGGTGATTTTGACGAAGTCAAGTCATGAACTTCGCAAAGGTGGCATTCTTGCCGACCTAGCACCAACTATTTTGAAAATGCTAGATGTTGAACAACCGGTTGAAATGACCGGAAAACCATTATATTAAAGGGAGCTGTTTTAATTGCCAATTATTACACACATTCAAGCACGCGAAATTTTAGATTCACGAGGAAACCCAACAATCGAAGTTGAAGTATTCACAGAAAGCGGAGCTTTTGGTCGCGCAATCGTACCATCAGGTGCGTCTACGGGTGAACACGAAGCAGTAGAACTACGTGATGGCGATAAGAGCCGCTACCTTGGTAAAGGTGTATTAAAAGCAGTAGAACACGTTGACGGTGAAATTGCTGAAGCATTAGAAGAAAAATATTCAGTGCTTGACCAAGTATCAATCGATAAAGCATTGATCGAATTAGATGGTACAGAAAACAAAGGTCGTTTAGGCGCAAACGCAATTCTTGGGGTTTCTCTAGCAGTTGCACACGCTGCAGCTAACTACTTAGATATGCCTTTATACCAATACTTGGGTGGCTTTAACGCTAAACAATTGCCAGTTCCAATGATGAACATCTTAAATGGTGGCGAACACGCTGATAACAACGTCGACATCCAAGAATTTATGGTAATGCCTGTTGGAGCAAAATCGTTCCGTGAAGCTGTTCAAATGGGTGCAGAAATTTTCCATAACTTAAAAGCTGTACTTAAAGAAAAAGGCTATAACACTTCTGTTGGGGATGAAGGCGGATTTGCTCCGAACTTAGGATCGAATGAAGAAGCATTAACAACAATTATGGAAGCAATCGAAAAAGCTGGATACAAGCCAGGTTCAGATATCTTACTAGCAATGGATGTTGCGTCTTCTGAAATCTACGATAAAGAAAAAGGCGTTTACAACTTGCCTGGAGATAACACAGTAAAAACTTCTGCTGAAATGGTTGATTGGTACGAAGAGCTTTGCAACAAGTACCCAATCATTTCGATTGAAGATGGCTTGGATGAAAACGACTGGGCTGGACATAAATTGTTAACCGAACGTATCGGCGACCGCGTGCAATTAGTGGGTGACGATTTATTCGTTACAAACACGAAGAAATTGTCTCAAGGAATTGAAGAAGGTGTCGCTAACTCAATCTTGATCAAAGTTAACCAAATCGGTACACTGACGGAAACGTTTGATGCGATCGAAATGGCAAAACGTGCTGGCTATACAGCAGTAATCAGCCACCGTTCAGGTGAGTCAGAAGATGTTACAATTGCAGACATCGCTGTTGCAACAAATGCTGGACAAATTAAAACAGGCGCGCCATCTCGTACAGACCGCGTTGCGAAATACAACCAATTATTACGCATCGAAGATCAATTGTTCGAAACAGGCCAGTACCTTGGATTAAAAACTTTCTATAACTTGAAAAAATAAAGTTGTAAAAAGTAGAGTTGATTGGAGTTAATCATCAGCAAATCAAATTCTCTAATATATCTTTTAGAAAATAGAAGGCATTTGCCTTCTATTTTCTATTTCTATTGTCACCGGTCACAATGTTTGGTAAACTTAATTTTGTTGTGAATGTTCGTTTCAGGAGGTGGAATTTATGCATACGTTGTTAATGACATTACTCGTCATCGTATCGCTCGCATTAATCGTAGTCGTTTTATTGCAATCTGGAAAAAGTGCAGGTCTTTCAGGAGCCATCTCCGGTGGAGCAGAGCAACTTTTCGGTAAGCAAAAAGCTCGTGGCTTGGACTTAGTCTTACACCGAGTAACGATTGTACTTGCTGCCTTATTCTTTATTCTGGCTATTGCCGTAACGAAAGTTTAATGTAGATGATTAAATCGCCTGACCATACATGGTTAGGCGTTTTCTTTTAGTATTAGAATGGAGGAGTTTTCATGCGAGTTTCGCAACCAAAACCATTTTTCTTTAAAAAAGGCCCACGGGCAGTAATTCTTTTGCATGGCTTTACAGGAAATTCAGCAGATGTTCGGATGTTGGGACGTTTTCTTGAAACCAATGGATATACAAGCATAGCACCACATTACGCAGGACATGGCGTGGCACCAGAAGAATTGGTTGGCACAGGCCCAGCGGATTGGTGGAAAGACGTAGAGCAAGCGTATGATACGTTAATCGAAGAAGGCTATACTGAAATTGCAGTAGCCGGTTTGTCGCTTGGCGGCGTATTTAGCTTGAAATTAGGGTATACAAAGCCTATCAAGGGCATTGTTTCGATGTGTGCACCAATGAATATGAAATCTACTGATTTGATGTATCAAGGTGTATTGAAATATGCGCGCGATTATAAGAACTATGAAGGAAAAAGCGATGAAGTTATCGAAAAAGAAATAGAGGCTTTTCAAGAAAAGCCGATGGAATCATTGGCTGATTTGCGTGCCTTGGTTGCAGATGTAAAAGAGCATGTAGATCACATTTATGCGCCTTTATTCGTTGTTCAAGGTAGATTAGATACCGTAATTGATACAGATTCAGCTAATGTCATTTATAATAACTCAGAATCGACCGACAAACACATAAAATGGTACGAAAATTCCGGTCACGTTATTACGCTCGATAAAGAAAAAAAGCAATTGCACGAAGACATTCTCACATTTCTTGAATCGTTAGATTGGAGTGTGTGAACTGTTATAAAGGAGGAGTTAGATTTGGGGAATCCCGAAAAATCATTAGAACAGCGCTTATTGGTGTTTATGCGTGAAGAAGCTTATAAACCGCTGACTGTACAAGAAATAGAAGAACAATTCGGCTTTGAAGATGCTGATGAGTTTACAGAGTTAGTCAAAACATTAGTAAGGTTAGAAGAATCGGGAACACTCGTCCGCTCAAGATCTAACCGATATGGCGTGCCAGAACGCATGAATGTTATGCGCGGCAAATTCATCGGACATCCAAAAGGATTTGGCTTTGTTGCCCCAGAAGAAGCAGGATTAGACGATGTCTTTATCCCGCCTACTGAAGTGAATGGCGCAATTAATGGAGATACTGTATTAATCCGTATATCAGAAGGCTCTTCAGGAGATCGCCGGGAAGGCGCAATTATTCGGATTATTGAACGTGGAACGACAAAAGCAGTTGGAACGTTCCAAGAAAACAAAGGTTTTGGTTTTGTTGTAACCGATGACAAAAAAATGAATATGGATATTTTTATTGCAAAAGACGACACGTTAGGAGCTGTAGACGGTCATAAAGTTGTAGTAGAAATTACTGGATGGCCAGAAGGCAGAATGTCTGCCACGGGCATGGTAACGCAAATTCTTGGTCACAAAAACGATCCGGGTGTCGATATTCTTTCTATTATTCATAAATACGGCATCGAAACAGAATTTCCACCAGATGTACTAGAACAAGCGAATAATGTACCAGACCAAATTGATCCAGCAGATCTAAACAATCGTCGTGATTTACGCGAAGAACAAATCGTAACGATTGATGGAGCGGATGCTAAAGATTTAGATGATGCCGTTCAAGTAGTAAAATATGAAGACGGTACGTATAAATTAGGCGTTCACATCGCGGACGTTAGTCATTACGTAACGGAAGGCTCTCCAATTGACCGCGAAGCTTATGATCGTGCTACGAGTATTTATTTGACGGATCGTGTGATTCCAATGATTCCACATCGCTTATCGAACGGAATTTGCTCGTTAAATCCACAAGTAGACCGTTTAACATTGTCATGTGAAATGATTTTCAATGACAAAGGTGAAGTGCAATCACATGAAATTTTCCAAAGTGTCATTAACACGTCCGCTCGTATGACCTACACGGATGTTTACGAAATTTTAGAGCAAGACAACCAAGAACTGAAAGAACAATATAGCGAATTAGTGCCTATGTTTGAATTGATGAAAGAATTAGCAGAAGTTCTTCGCACAAAACGTATGCGCCGCGGAGCTATTGATTTTGACTTTAAAGAGTCGAAAGTATTAGTCGATGAAAACGGCTATCCAGTAGATGTTGTGATTCGCGAACGTACAGTTTCGGAACGTTTAATCGAAGAATTTATGCTAGCTGCCAATGAAACAGTAGCTGAGCATTTTCATAACATGGAAGTTCCGGCAATTTACCGTATTCACGAAGATCCAAAACCAGAAAAGTTACAACGCTTTTTCGAATTTGTTACGAACTTTGGAATTGTGGTAAAAGGTTCTGGTACACAAATTCATCCGCGTGCTTTGCAAGAAATTGTTGAATCCATTGCAGGAACACCGGAAGAACCGGTTATTTCCACAATGATGTTGCGTTCAATGCAACAAGCGAAATACTCTGCTGAAAGTTTAGGTCATTTTGGTTTATCAACCGAATTTTATACACATTTCACATCACCAATTCGTCGTTACCCCGATTTAATCGTGCATCGCTTGATCCGCACATATTTAATCGAAAAAGACTTGTCGAAAAAAACAATTGCTTATTGGGATGCCAATATGGATGATATTGCAACGCATACGTCAGAACGTGAACGCCGCGCAGTAGAAGCAGAACGCGACACGGATGCATTGAAGAAATCACAATTCATGGCTGATAAAATCGGTGAACAGTTTACAGGAATTATTTCTTCAGTAACGAATTTCGGTTTGTTTATCGAACTGCCGAATACGATTGAAGGCTTGGTGCACGTATCTAATATGACGGATGATTATTACCGTTTTGACGATCGCAGCATGATGATGATAGGTGAACGTTCAAACCGCCAATTCCGTATTGGTGACGAAATTGAAATTAAAGTCATCGGTGTTAAACCTGAGGAATCATCAATTGATTTTGAAATTGTCGGCATGGTGCAAACACCTCGTCGCACAAGAAAAGATCAACCAAAAGTGATTCGTGCAAACAAAAAAGATGGCGCTGGGAAACCAGGACGTGATGGCAAAAAGCCAGAAGGCGGCGGTCCAACACGCAAGCCGAAAAACAAAAAGAAAAAGTTTTATGAAAATGTAGCAAAACAAGGACGCAAAAAGAAAAAATAAAAAACGGCTCTAGAGCCGTTTTTTGAATCTAGTTGAGGTGAAACCACATGGCCAAAGGAGAAGGCAAAGTAATTGCCCAAAACAAGAAAGCCGGTTTTGATTTCTTTATTGAAGAAACAATCGAAGCGGGTATCGTCTTGCAAGGAACCGAGATTAAGTCCGCACGAAACGGCAAAGTCCAATTAAAAGATTCGTTTGTACGAATTCGTAATGGCGAAGCTTGGATTTCAAATATGCACATCAGCCCTTATGATCAAGGCAATCAGTTTAACCACGACCCTACACGGTCGCGTAAATTGTTGTTGCACAAAAAGCAAATTGCGAATTTATTGGCGCATTCAAAAGTGCAAGGCTCTGCAATCATTCCACTGAAAATGTATTTGAAAGATGGATTTGCTAAAGTATTGCTCGGTGTTGGTAAGGGTAAGAAAAACTACGACAAACGAGAAGACTTGAAGAAAAAAGACGCAAAACGAGAAATCGACCGTGCGATGAAAGAACGTAACCGCTAAGACTTGATGTCTGACCATTGGTACTTTATAATGGGTTTATAGCACATGAAGCTGTTTATACATCTTCCGTGTCTCTTTTAATGAGGGGACGTTACGGATTCGACAGGGATGATCTGGGCTTGAGTTGCGCGTCGGAGGGCCGTCTTCGTCACAAACGCATTTATAACAACTGGCAAAACAAACCAAAACCTAGCATTCGCAGCGTAAGCTCGGATCTGCTTTATCTATCCATCGCCCATGTGGCTAGGTAAAGCTCAACTTTAGTGGGATACACCGTTTGCTACCATCTGAGGCAACCGGGAGAGATTCTCAGATTAGTGCCCAGGACGCCTGCTTATCGGCAGAATGGCGCATGAAACCTTAATAGATGAGCTACACGCGTAGATGCTTAAGTAGCGGAGTTTCTGGACGCGGGTTCGACTCCCGCCGTCTCCATAGTGAGATAGCTGCTAAATGCAGTGGTATCAAGGTTTTAATGAGTTAGGGATATTGTACGGGAGTTGAACTCTTGTGTGATATCCCTATTTTCATCCCTACATATTTTATCGAGTTTATTTCATGGACCTTCTAATTCAAATAATGAATTGGGAGGTTTTTTTGTGTTTAAAAGTAGAAAGAATGGAATATTTGCAGTTGGTGAAGATATGGTAGTGTCAATTCCATCTCGTGAAAGTAGTAAAAAGAGTGATAGCTTAACAATAGGTAATGCACTCGAGACCATATTTCAACAAATGAAGATTAGCGGAAACCGTCCACGTACAATAGAAAGCTATAAGTATATTTTCAATCAGTTTATTGAAATGACTTTAATAAAGAACGTTGATGAAATTACTATTGATTCAATCTATCATTATCTAGACGCTGTGCAAGTATCACCGAGTACTAAGTTAATTCGTTTAAAATCTATTAAAGCTGTGTTAAGTAAATTCTTTGATAATGGGTGGATTAAAGAAAAGTTCTGGAATAACATCCATATCAAAATTGATAAGGAAGTTAAAAAAGGAACTAAGGAGTCAGATATTGAAATGCTACTTGCGGTTATTGACCAAAGTACATTCATCGGATTTCGTGATGCAGCAGCTATCAAATTGATGTATACAACTGGTATACGAATAAAAACCTTAGGGGAACTAAAAGAACGTCACATTGACTTTGATAGTCTTTATTTAAACCTTGATGGGTCAACATTGAAGAATCACAAGTACTTAAAACTTCCTATAAATGAAGAGATAGCTGCTATTTTTAAAATACTAATAAAGTTAAATGAGGGTATAAGGGGGCATTATGGAACAGAGAATAAAAATGTCTTTATTACTCAAAATGGTTTACCAATGAATTCAAGTAAATCTTCAAATTGTGCTATTTCTAAACAGCTAAACAAATATTCCAAAAGGTATAATTTGAAAAATATCAATGCACATGCAATTAGGAGAGGTTATGCTAAGAATCTTCTTGAAAAAGGTGCTAGCGTAGCACTTATAAGTAAAGCATTAGGACATTCAGATTTAGCTGTTACTACACAGTATTTAGATTTAGATGTAGAGGAAGTAGCTACAGATTTAAGGAATTTTATATAACACAATATGCAGTCTTAAAATAATTTCAACCTTAAGTGCCTAAATGTTGTTTATTTAGGTGCTTTTTATTTTTATTTGAAGAACATTTTCCTAGTACAGAAAGAAGTAAATTTATTTCATAACATTATTTACATAACGTGTCCTAAAAATAAAAGTATTTGCAAGTAGGTAAGTGTAACAAGAAGCAAATACAAACTACGGGGAGACATGTTATGGAATCATTAGTTAAGAGAAAAAATAATATTACTGTCGTTGATTCAATTATGGGAAGCGGTAAAACAAGTTGGGCTATTCATTATATAAACACGAGTCCAAAATGTAAAAAGTTTATCTTTATTACACCCTATTTGACGGAAATACAAAGAGTTATTGAGAAAACTAATAAATCTTTTATCCAGCCACTGCCAAAAGGGAAGAGAAGTAAATTAGAATCTTTGAAGAACGCTATAGTGAACGGAGATAATATTGTCTCAACTCACGCCCTCTTTAAAAGATGTGATTCAGAACTTATTCAACTATTAGAAGCTGAAAACTACACTTTGATTTTGGATGAAGTAATAGACGTGATTGATGAAATCAATATCACAAAAGACGATATCAAAATCCTTCTAAATTCCGTTGATGAAAATGGAGAGAAAATCATTTCTATAGGAGATAAAGGAGAAGTAAAATGGAATGCTAAAAGTTACGGTTATGGTAACTATCAATCTGTAAGAAATATAGCTAATTCAGGGAATCTAGTTTTATTTGATGAAAGCAAAATGTACTGGCTTTTTCCAGCAGAAATTTTTGAATCTTTTACTCAAATATATATATTAACTTACATGTTTGAAGGGCAAGTACAATCATATTATTATCAGCTATTTAAGATTGATTATAGATTAAAATCTGTAGGATATGAGAAAGAAAAAGGATATTATCTCAAAGAGTATGAAGGTAGAATGAACGAAAATCGTAAGCAGCTTAAATCACTAATAAACATTTATTATTCTTCTCCTTCTGATAATAGGGACATGAACAAAATTGGCGAAAAGTTTAATTCTTTTAGTAAAAGTTATTTAACGGAACAATTAAAAAGTCAAAAGTACAAAGATTTAATAAAGAAGAACAGCTACAACTTTTATCGTCATAAAGTAAAGTGTTCTACCAAAAAAGTTATTTGGACTAGTTTTAAAGACTATGAAAAAATATTAACTCCAGTTGGATTGAAGAAGAGTTTTGTACCTTTAAATGCAAGGGCAACTAATCAATATGCAGCTGCTACTACATGTATTTATTTATCTAATCGCTATATGAATCCTTTAATTAAACGATATTTTCAATCACATGGAATTAAGGTTAATGAAGAATTGTTTGCACTATCTGAGTTATTACAGTGGCTATTTCGTAGTGCTATACGTAAACAACAGAAAATAGATGTGTATATTCCGTCTAGTAGAATGAGAACTCTATTAGAGAAGTATTTAAATAACGAAATTTAATGCATAAAAAAACTAGCAAATAACTCTGCAAACACTGATATCAAGGCGTTTTTAAAGCGTTTCCTTAAAGAAAGAAAAATACACAATCACATTCCGAGGGATACAACTATCCCTCTCCTTGTGATAGTGCATGAATAGAAATAAATACGGAATTAGATATTAAAGGTGGGAGTGAAACGACCACATATGTAGCGTAGCGGAATATAGAGAGGAGTAATGAAATGAAATACAATAGTAGCTTGATGGATGGTATGATTAGATTAGCAATTAAGAACCAATTCGATATACAAGGTAAGCGTCTAACTAAAGATGATGTAATAGCATTAGCACTGCATGATTTGATAAAAGAACAAGAAAAAACACTCAAAAAAGGCTATGCAAATATGTGCAAGTAAAAAGTTACACAATAAGGGCACACCATGGGGGATGGGGGGACACTCGCCGCGACTAGTAGATGCACAATATACGCGGTGGTATCAAAACTTTTTATGCACAATTATTATATAGAAGGTAACTCTACATTGCTAGTGAATTTGAAAGCCGAATTGAGGAGGTTAGTTGTCTAGAAATAAAGTAAGTCATTAGGAGGGTAGTTTGATGAAGTTAAAGCATTTTATAATTGTAATTACTATAATATCAATTGTTATCTTTTTAGGTTCATTAACCGTAAATGGACTAGTTACATATTGGGGAAATAGTTTAAAGTGGGGAAGCGGTAGTAGAGATATTTGGATAGGCTTTTGGGGAAGTATATTAGGTGGTTTAGTTGGTAGTTTAGCGGTTATATTTACTACGTATTATTTGATTAGTAACGAAGATAGAAAGCAAAGAGATTTAATTTTGTTAAATTTAGAAATAGATACAATTAAACAAATTAACACAAACTTATCTACTCTTGAAAATTCTTTCAATAAATTTTCAGAGTTAGCAGAGGAATATATATATAAAGTCGGTAAAGATGTTTCAACATCAGAAGTTGCCGAAATTAAAGAGTTGATTTATAAGGAATTGCGGAAACTGGACAAATTAACTGGTAGGTTTTACAACAATGAAAGTTTTTACACTGAAGATATGAGTATTTTCAGCAATTTACTTTCGGACTTTAGAAGAAATGTGAAATACATAGGTTGGAAAGTTAGAGATTGTAATGATAAAAACGCTAGCAAAACTCTTGAGGATTTTATTGAACTTAATAATAAGGTTGAAGAAATTGTAGATGGACTGATAAAACATTTAAGTATTAGACACTTAGAAGAATATATTAAGTTTTCTGAAGCAAGAGGTTCGAAAAAAAATATTAGAGATAGTTTTAAAAGCGTATTAAGTAAAATAATAAAAGAAGAAAAATAAGTGTAAGAGAATTATACTCATCCTTCTTTTATTCTGTATTTATTTATACAGCTTTTAAAAATGGTTATTTTTTGGGGAAGAAAAGATGGACTGGAACGGGTATTAAAATGGAAGGACTAAAAGATAGTGAGGCGATAAAATGGAACTTGAACTTTATTCAAAGGGAGAAGTTATAGATTATGTTTATCAGTACTCGAAATATCATGGGAATTTATTGGTTTATTGTGAAAGAATAGCTAAAGAAGAAACAGCTAATGGATTCGCTACACTAATTTTTCTATTTAATATCACTGAAAATATATTTAAAGGTATTACTGAAGATTATGATGTTAATTTTTATGAAGTAATACATAATTTAAGAAATCAAAAGTATATCTCACGAGAAGAATATGTATTTCTTAATAAAGGGAAAACAAGTGTTAGGGGATTACGGAATATATTTGCACACGCAGATTTATCTAAGTACAATCTAGTTTTTCTGGAGAACGGCAAAGAAGTGCTGTATCCACTAAGTGAAAATGAAACTTGTGTAATATTATATGATATTCTTTCAGATGTAGTTTTTAATTTGTTATTGAAGGTAGTAAGTGTTAACTTCGTAAATCCAATTCCACTCAATCTAGATAATACTATAAAAAGTATTAAGCTTAATCTGAAAGAGTTTTCACCAGAGGAGTTAATGAGATTTAAGGGATTAGAACCTAAAGAAATTGTAGAATGGGAAGATTTCAGTGAAGCTAATAGATATAGGTTCGCTGAAAATGCAAGCGATGTTAACGTTTTGGCAGAAATATTACGATATCTAAAATGACGGTCTACTTAATTTATAGTGGCTAATGTCGGCTAGCTACTACTATTTATGGATTGAAGGAAAATGAAAAAAGAGTTTAAATTTGTATTTACAAATGCGACTAAATAATCGGCAACTTTGCTGCTGCATCTATCGGTGGTATTAAACTGCGTCTAAGCGAATAGCAACTATTGAGTTGGAATAATATTATTGTAAGGAGAATCTCAAAATTATAAGATTTTCTTTTTAATTTCCAATTGTATGATATATACTAGTGTTCAGAAGGTCTTTGAACCGAGTTCGTGAATATGTAATAATCCCTAATGAGTAAAACCCTAACATATCAGTAGCTACACGCGTAGATGCTTAAGTAGCGGAGTTTCTGGACGCGGGTTCGACTCCCGCCGTCTCCATAGTGAGATAAAAAACGTCAAAACCTTTACTGGTTTTGGCGTTTTTTTTGTGGGGTTAAGGCCTTTTAATATGCATGCAGCTATTGATGTTAGTATTCATCGAACCTTTATCAATCATGTACGTCCTATTACCGTATGACTTCGAATGAGGTGACGGGATGGGGTTTTGGTATTTCTTAATTTTATTGTTTGGACTTTCATTTCTAGACTACTTATGACAAAGCGACTTCAGGTACCAATTCGGATGGGGCTACTGATTGTAGGAACCCTCTTTATAGCACTTTCCTTGTTTATGTTTTCACCTGGAAGTGCTGAAATCATTGTAGATTTATTTAAGTTGAATAGATCTTAACAATTAAAAATGTGCTCTTTTTACGAACTAACATAGCAAACTTGTATAGCTTATTGGAAAACGAGCAAGTACCTCAAAAAGGTTATTGTTTTTACAGCTCCGCACAATATGCTACAATAACCGACATTATGTTTGAAGGGAGAATAACCCATGATTAAAAAATGGTTTTTAACAATCGTACTTGGAGGATCCATGGTAGCATTAGCTGCTTGTGGTGATGATACAGCTAAAGAAACAGAGGGTGAAGAAACACCGCAAGAAGAGGTTGCAACAGATCAAGAAAGCGGCGAACAACCAGACATGCCAGAAGCTGATTTAGAAGGTATTCCAGAAGTTGTCGCAGAAGTAAATGGTGAAGAAATCACAAAAGAGGATTTTGAATCTGTTTATACGGGGCAATTCGAGCAAATGGCA includes:
- the tpiA gene encoding triose-phosphate isomerase; translation: MRKPIIAGNWKMYKTATEAKQFVEEVNGLVPNAEKLDAVICAPALFLAQLVISSEESALQIGAQTMSEQDEGAFTGEISPVQLADIGVKYVIIGHSERRQYFNETDETVNQKVKAAFAHGLVPILCVGETLEQRENGETGSVVEAQVEKGISGLSEEQITQLVIAYEPIWAIGTGKTATAEDANEVCGIVRKKVASLYEDQTAEQLRIQYGGSVKPANVDELMGMEHIDGALVGGASLEVESFVKLLEAGSNA
- the gpmI gene encoding 2,3-bisphosphoglycerate-independent phosphoglycerate mutase, encoding MRKTEHPAALIILDGFGCREETFGNAVAQAKKPNFDRLWKEYPHEMLTASGEAVGLPDGQMGNSEVGHLNIGAGRIVYQNLTRINKAIREGDFFENPAFLEAIANAKNNGKALHILGLLSDGGVHSHYSHLFALLELAKQQGLTKVYVHGFLDGRDVGPKSALEYVEETEKQMKEIGVGKFASISGRYYAMDRDKRWERVELAYRVLVDGVGKTAESATAGITSSYDEDVVDEFVVPFAIEEDGKPVATIDSEDSLIFFNFRPDRSIQMTSAFIREDFNGFSLSDKHPKNLSYITFTSYSEELPTRVAFDTLNLENTIGEVLSSNGLTQLRIAETEKYPHVTFFMSGGREEIFPGEDRILVDSPKVATYDLQPEMSAYEVTDRLVEQIEAGAHDAIILNFANPDMVGHSGMLEPTMRAIEVVDECLGRIVDALHAQGGSALITADHGNADEVRTLEGLPMTAHTTNQVPVILTKSSHELRKGGILADLAPTILKMLDVEQPVEMTGKPLY
- the eno gene encoding phosphopyruvate hydratase, producing the protein MPIITHIQAREILDSRGNPTIEVEVFTESGAFGRAIVPSGASTGEHEAVELRDGDKSRYLGKGVLKAVEHVDGEIAEALEEKYSVLDQVSIDKALIELDGTENKGRLGANAILGVSLAVAHAAANYLDMPLYQYLGGFNAKQLPVPMMNILNGGEHADNNVDIQEFMVMPVGAKSFREAVQMGAEIFHNLKAVLKEKGYNTSVGDEGGFAPNLGSNEEALTTIMEAIEKAGYKPGSDILLAMDVASSEIYDKEKGVYNLPGDNTVKTSAEMVDWYEELCNKYPIISIEDGLDENDWAGHKLLTERIGDRVQLVGDDLFVTNTKKLSQGIEEGVANSILIKVNQIGTLTETFDAIEMAKRAGYTAVISHRSGESEDVTIADIAVATNAGQIKTGAPSRTDRVAKYNQLLRIEDQLFETGQYLGLKTFYNLKK
- the secG gene encoding preprotein translocase subunit SecG; protein product: MHTLLMTLLVIVSLALIVVVLLQSGKSAGLSGAISGGAEQLFGKQKARGLDLVLHRVTIVLAALFFILAIAVTKV
- a CDS encoding alpha/beta hydrolase — its product is MRVSQPKPFFFKKGPRAVILLHGFTGNSADVRMLGRFLETNGYTSIAPHYAGHGVAPEELVGTGPADWWKDVEQAYDTLIEEGYTEIAVAGLSLGGVFSLKLGYTKPIKGIVSMCAPMNMKSTDLMYQGVLKYARDYKNYEGKSDEVIEKEIEAFQEKPMESLADLRALVADVKEHVDHIYAPLFVVQGRLDTVIDTDSANVIYNNSESTDKHIKWYENSGHVITLDKEKKQLHEDILTFLESLDWSV